From Rutidosis leptorrhynchoides isolate AG116_Rl617_1_P2 chromosome 3, CSIRO_AGI_Rlap_v1, whole genome shotgun sequence, a single genomic window includes:
- the LOC139902147 gene encoding uncharacterized protein: MSNESKISIKVTVDKQKNKVVYAEADHTFVDVLFSFMTLPLASIVRLLNKQSYKRNMEAFKSINNLYQSLVNLPDCFFFNEECKYSILNPRSPSYDLCRKLKVNIDDTESKKYFVCQSSYCIQYNTKFSNVCNARCDTCGAKINREIPFKDIDTCDGGGVFVSDVSTFIVTDDLRVMPYTPGCCIQLLIDLEVTDSSHIEEKTVDLGYQQIIDLLGLSLSCNSPLTYLVLYPSRDLIISQHGIFDHCTSFDEIEEPKLFLHVFLQKSTKKFLFGEAEGDFVDFISGFFAISLGTVIGQLMSGNSSLVCMDNLYKSISDINVTYFRAIYMKDILLKTHFGQQYSTKNQFFLLSCSEFPRIRLDKNSSDNDKVNSDSFLSYSFPGLTMDLNDPRVGKELLKCSGMFMLTDDLVITSSSTISPMNILSKCNVPLKDIERHKVSIGLKEGIRMLKASMISSTLSKGLEHQLKILKLST, from the exons ATGTCAAATGAATCCAAAATATCAATAAAAGTAACAGTGGACAAACAGAAAAATAAAGTGGTGTATGCTGAAGCTGATCACACTTTTGTTGATGTTCTGTTCAGCTTCATGACATTGCCCTTGGCCTCAATTGTGCGACTGTTAAATAAACAATCCTATAAAAGAAATATGGAAGCATTTAAGAGCATAAACAATTTGTACCAAAGTTTAGTCAATCTTCCCGATTGTTTCTTCTTCAACGAAGAATGCAAGTATTCTATTTTGAATCCCAGAAGTCCATCTTACGATCTTTGCAGAAAGCTTAAAGTTAATATTGATGACACGGAGTCTAAAAAGTACTTTGTATGTCAAAGTTCGTATTGTATTCAATACAATACAAAGTTCAGTAATGTTTGTAATGCTAGGTGTGATACTTGTGGCGCAAAAATAAATCGAGAAATCCCTTTTAAGGATATTGATACTTGTGATGGAGGTGGTGTATTTGTTTCTGATGTTTCTACTTTTATTGTTACCGATGATCTTCGGGTTATGCCGTATACACCTGGTTGTTGCATTCAATTGCTCATAGATCTTGAAGTTACCGATTCAAGTCATATAGAGGAGAAAACAGTTGATCTTGGTTATCAACAG ATTATCGATCTTCTTGGATTGTCATTGTCATGCAATTCTCCGCTAACGTATCTAGTTTTATATCCGTCTCGAGATCTAATTATATCTCAACATGGTATCTTTGATCATTGTACATCGTTCGATGAAATAGAAGAACCTAAATTGTTCTTGCATGTTTTTTTGCAAAAGTCAACCAAAAAGTTTTTATTTGGAGAAGCAGAAGGAGATTTTGTTGATTTTATTTCTGGCTTCTTTGCTATCTCCTTAGGAACTGTAATCGGTCAACTAATGAGTGGTAACTCTTCTCTAGTCTGTATGGACAATCTTTATAAAAGCATATCGGATATCAATGTGACATATTTTAGGGCAATATATATGAAGGATATCTTACTAAAAACTCATTTCGGACAGCAATATTCTACAAAAAATCAGTTTTTTCTTTTATCTTGCAGTGAATTTCCTAGAATTCGTTTAGATAAAAATAGCAGTGACAATGATAAGGTAAATTCCGATTCGTTCTTGTCATATTCATTCCCGGGTCTGACTATGGATCTAAACGATCCAAGAGTTGGCAAAGAATTGTTAAAGTGTAGTGGGATGTTCATGTTAACGGATGACTTGGTCATAACCTCATCCTCAACTATTTCACCTATGAACATATTAAGCAAGTGTAATGTTCCTCTTAAGGACATTGAGAGACACAAGGTTAGCATTGGCTTGAAAGAG GGAATAAGAATGCTTAAAGCTTCAATGATATCTTCTACTTTGAGTAAAGGGCTTGAGCATCAACTGAAGATTTTAAAGCTAAGCACTTGA